The DNA segment AATCCAAACATAAGGAGGAAAATTAATAACTGTATCGCCAAAGTAGTAGTCAAAACCATGAGCAGTAGGACCATCAGGGATTGGTTTTGACCAGTCAAAATCATCAGGGCCGACACCATCTTGTGCTCGATTAGGTTTTCGAATAGCATCCCAATCCCAACCTAAATGCCATTTACCAATGGCGGCTGTGGTGTAACCTTTTTTCTGTAGCATTTCAGGTAGAGTTAAACGTTTGGCATCAAAAACAGACGGTTCAAACGACTTTACAATACCGTGAAATTTTCGCCAATGGTAACGACCAGTTAGTAGCGCATAACGTGACGGTGTGCAGATGGCAGAAGAAGAGTGTGCATCAGTAAAACTCAAACCTTGCGTTGCAAGCTGATCTAAATTTGGCGTAGGAATTTTAGATTTATTAGCTGAGTTTTTATTAAAACTACCCAAATCTCCCATGCCTAAATCATCAGCATATAAAATAACGATATTAGGTTGTTTATCCGCCGCCAAAGATAGCGAAGTATAAAAAAGTACACTTAATGTAAATATTAATTTGATGAGTAACGTCATCTATCTCTCTTATTTTAGTTCTTATAATTTTCGACAATCAACATATTTATCATCGAAAGGAATATCGGCTTTTTACCGGCTACTTGCCGACTTTTTTTCATTATTACCTTAATCAGTATTCTTTTTAAGTGTTAGTTGAGAAATGATCACACTAGCAACTTTTTCGCCCTGAGACTTTCTACCTAATTCGTTGTAATGAACGTTACCAGCATCAGCCCACCACTTTTGGTGATGAGGTTTGGTAAATTGATATAAATCGTTAATGATCACCTCTGGGTGATCTTTGAGTACGTTTAATGCGGCTTCATTATATTTAACTGCGTCTCCTACAATGCGTCCGGGCTCTCCTGCTGGAATAGGCGTGGTTGTGGCAAATATTAACTTGGCTGATGGCGCCATTGTTTTCAGGTATTTAATGATATTGCGAAGGTTATTTTCATATTCTGCAATTGAGCTAACTTGCTTACCATTGGCTTTATCGAGCTTTCTATCTTTGGTGTATTTCAGATCATGCAAACCGACATTAAAGTGGATTACATCCCATTGAAATGTCCAGGCATCTTTTAGATCTGGATTTTGCATAATGGTATGCATTTTTCTCATTTTTTTAATAAATGAAGAAGAGTCACCACCATTTAAATACAAACGATAAACATTGGCTTTACTTGCAAGTTCGGCGCGAACTGCTTGTGTGTAGTGAATAGAAATTGAATCACCGTAAATAAGAACATTAGGAAGCTCTGGATTATTTTCAACAAAAGCAAACTCTGCTCGTGTACTAAATTGCTCAGAAACAAGTTCACGCCATGCATCCTTTGCAGAATCAGCATAAGTAAGCGAGCTAAAGAAGCTAGCAAATATTATGCAAATAAAGCTCAATGATGAGTGTTTAACATTTAATTTCATTTAAATTGCAACGACCTTCCTTTAGATACAGCCGTGGGGCTGTTACCTGCGAAAGAGCACTTAATAAATAGTATGTTTAATATTAAAAAAAACAGCTTAAATATTTTCATTTTATCTTCTCTTCTTTTCTCTTGTGATGGCGTTTCTATCTGGTAAACAGTTTATTTTTGTAATCTATTCAACGGAGATTTTCTTTTGAATTGGCCATTCATCAACAGATTTAAATTTTACTTGGTAGTCATCACCGTTATGGCTAGCTTTCGCTGAAAGAATGAACTGTTTAAGTTGTTCTATCATTGCATTAACCCGCTTAGGATGATTTTTGGCGATATTGGTTGTTTCACCTCTATCTAATGTTAAATTATACAGTTCTAATTCGGCTAAATTATTCGCCAAAGCATTGGTGTTAGTCACCAATTTATAGTTACCATCAAGCAGTGACAATTTATCTTTAGCAATAAATGGGATGGCTTTATTTCGCTTCTCATTTATTTCTATGCCTTGTAAAATTGGCAGAATACTTGTGCCATCTATAGGCCTATCATCAGGCATTTTATAACCGACAATTTCATTAATTGTTGGTAAATAATCTAATGTTGAAGCTGGAATATTAATGACACTGCCTGCTGCGATTTTTTCTGGCCACAATGCCAGAGTAGGTACTCGAACACCGCCTTCATAGAGGGAACGTTTACGTCCCTTCAAATTATCAGTGCTGCCAGCTAAACGCCCTTCTGCCCCTGGATTTCTTGCTCGTATATTTGCGCTTTCAGGACCATTGTCACTGGTAAAAGTGATTAAGGTATTTTTATCTACGCCTAAATACTTTAACTTATCTCGAAGCCGACCAATTTGTTCATCCATTTCTGAGATCACACCGTAATAATGAGCCGCCTCACCATACTCTTTATATCGTGCAAGATACTCAGGTCCTGCGACCACATCTTGATGTGGGGCATGAAACCAAATGACCGTGAAGAATGGTTGTTTATTTTTAACCGAATTTTCAATAAAAGGTAAAGCCCTATCCATAACAACTTTACTTGCTCCTCCTTGTAAACTTGCATCGTTAGGTTCAAGTGCAACACCATCCAGCCAAAAAGGATTGTTAACCGCTCTTTTACCAAGAGCAGGATCCCAAAGTTGAATTGCAGATTCAGTAACAAAGGAAGTATCGTAACCATGCCACGAAGGCGGTGAATAGTTTTCAAGCGGCTTACGTTTATCCCCCTTAGCTGAAAAATCTTTACTTAATGTTCCTAAATGCCACTTGCCGAAATGCCCTGTGCTATAGCCCTGTTCTTTAAGGATTTCAGCAAGGGTAATTTCTTCTTTAGGTAAATGGCCAACGTTCGCCCAAAAGACACCGTAGCGATGATGATGACGACCTGTTAAAAATGTGCCTCTTGTTGGCGAACAAACCGAACCGCCAGCATGGAAGTTAGCCATTACAGCTCCCTCTTGCGCCATTGTATCAAGACTTGGTGTTTTGATTATTTTGTTGCCGGTAAAGCCGGTATCACCGTAACCAAGGTCATCCGCCATAATAAGAATAATATTCGGTTTTTCTTCCGCAAATACTGAAAAGCTACACGCGAAAGTTAACAACAAAAATAAATTTTTCATATTTTTAACTCTGTATAAAAAAGTTGATTTATTTTTTCAATGTACCCTGTGGCAGACCTGATGCTCTAATTTCAGGTACAATAGAAACAGAGTCGTATTTCTTGGCAAAGCTTTCAGCCGCAGCCATCGTTTTAATGACATCTAATCCGTATGGCATCCAGTCACTACCAGGAATCCAGCCAGCATCTTTATAATCATAAGCACCACGATAACTCCCTAATGAAGTAACTTCTTGGTTAGAAAATTGTTCGGTTTGAGCAATACCATTGCTTATGCTGGCATTCTTTGGCAGTAGATTCAGCTCGGATAAATTACCATTAATAAAAATATCTCGGTGCTCTCCAGTAAGGTTACCCTGAATAAAACCTCTATCAACAATAGGAAAATTACCCTGTTTATTTCGTGCCTTATGAACTAAGCCTTTTTTCATTTGTGCTCTTAATAAACTTTTCTCTCTAGGCCCCACTCTGTCATCTATGCCATCACTGATATTATTCAGTACATTCCAGTCACTAATAGGAGGAAAAGTTTTGTCAAGGCTAGCTTGGGTTTGTCGTCCATGATTTAACACATTTCGAGTGAGTGCGCTGGCCACATGGTTATGCACATCAGTATTGTTATAAATATTAAACTCACCATACCCTTCCACATTAATACCCCTTTTAGACGACCAAAATACATTGTGATGCAAGTTAAGCTGACTTCCAGCTAAGTCGAGACGATAAGCATTACCATTAATATTATGGATCCAGTTATGATGCACATTGGCGTATTCTTGAGGACCCATTGGCATATATATCCCAGAGACGTCACTATTGTATTTTCCGGCATTAAATATATTGTTGTAAGCAACTTCTGGTTTAACAGTTAATGGTGATTTAGGTTTAATTCGAATATATATAGCATCTGAATGGTTATTGAAAAAAGTATTACGAGTTATACGATAACTCCCCTTAGCCTCAATAACTACGGATCTGCTTTCAAAATTCGCATGGCGATTATTTTCAAGAAAAACTGAATTATCTATTATTAATTCACTTCCTACTAATTTAAGTGCCGTATTTTTTGCGCCAGCAAATAAACTTTTTTCGACGGTAATATTAGTACCTGCCAACTCGATAGGTTTATTAATAGCGTTACCTTTGACTCGATCGACAAAAAGTAGTTCTTCGCCAATATAGCTAAAGTGCGCATTAGAGAAGGTGATATCATTATTAGCGGTGTTATTCAGCTTTACCGAGCAGCCAAAAAAATCAATACCTTGAATAACAACATCATTTAATTCCGATTGCTGATTAATACAGTAATCACTTGTTTTGGTCAGTATTTCTGCTTTATTTGGATTAACCCCATTTAATGGCATTAAATATAATGTTCCATTATCTACGAACCACTCGCCCGGCGCATCAAGTAAATCTAAATCTCCGGCGAGAAAGAATTTTGATTTATTTGGATGCCATGGGTGACTCTTTTTCAATGTTTTCAGCGCCTCGATTGACCCTCTCCGCCCGTCTTCACCGGTAAATTTCTGACTATAGAAATTGTCATCAT comes from the Thalassotalea nanhaiensis genome and includes:
- a CDS encoding right-handed parallel beta-helix repeat-containing protein, which gives rise to MSKMKCIPITTAMLLSGVLLLSACGSSLENPEQTSGQNRIIKGTTLYVSPMGNDSNSGKSEQQPFKKVQHAVEQMSSGDTLIVLDGLYTGTLALKSGITIRAKNPRGVVFSGLEKLKAKFEKINKDDQTNGFYQASVEHEVKQLFFNDHPMTWAQWPNLEWQDNWIEDKKWAKASTGTGPGALTSKAFKEIAELDLTGAYAFIRYGKGNSNYSRKIESFDGETLKWNDDNFYSQKFTGEDGRRGSIEALKTLKKSHPWHPNKSKFFLAGDLDLLDAPGEWFVDNGTLYLMPLNGVNPNKAEILTKTSDYCINQQSELNDVVIQGIDFFGCSVKLNNTANNDITFSNAHFSYIGEELLFVDRVKGNAINKPIELAGTNITVEKSLFAGAKNTALKLVGSELIIDNSVFLENNRHANFESRSVVIEAKGSYRITRNTFFNNHSDAIYIRIKPKSPLTVKPEVAYNNIFNAGKYNSDVSGIYMPMGPQEYANVHHNWIHNINGNAYRLDLAGSQLNLHHNVFWSSKRGINVEGYGEFNIYNNTDVHNHVASALTRNVLNHGRQTQASLDKTFPPISDWNVLNNISDGIDDRVGPREKSLLRAQMKKGLVHKARNKQGNFPIVDRGFIQGNLTGEHRDIFINGNLSELNLLPKNASISNGIAQTEQFSNQEVTSLGSYRGAYDYKDAGWIPGSDWMPYGLDVIKTMAAAESFAKKYDSVSIVPEIRASGLPQGTLKK
- a CDS encoding SGNH/GDSL hydrolase family protein, whose product is MKLNVKHSSLSFICIIFASFFSSLTYADSAKDAWRELVSEQFSTRAEFAFVENNPELPNVLIYGDSISIHYTQAVRAELASKANVYRLYLNGGDSSSFIKKMRKMHTIMQNPDLKDAWTFQWDVIHFNVGLHDLKYTKDRKLDKANGKQVSSIAEYENNLRNIIKYLKTMAPSAKLIFATTTPIPAGEPGRIVGDAVKYNEAALNVLKDHPEVIINDLYQFTKPHHQKWWADAGNVHYNELGRKSQGEKVASVIISQLTLKKNTD
- a CDS encoding sulfatase family protein: MKNLFLLLTFACSFSVFAEEKPNIILIMADDLGYGDTGFTGNKIIKTPSLDTMAQEGAVMANFHAGGSVCSPTRGTFLTGRHHHRYGVFWANVGHLPKEEITLAEILKEQGYSTGHFGKWHLGTLSKDFSAKGDKRKPLENYSPPSWHGYDTSFVTESAIQLWDPALGKRAVNNPFWLDGVALEPNDASLQGGASKVVMDRALPFIENSVKNKQPFFTVIWFHAPHQDVVAGPEYLARYKEYGEAAHYYGVISEMDEQIGRLRDKLKYLGVDKNTLITFTSDNGPESANIRARNPGAEGRLAGSTDNLKGRKRSLYEGGVRVPTLALWPEKIAAGSVINIPASTLDYLPTINEIVGYKMPDDRPIDGTSILPILQGIEINEKRNKAIPFIAKDKLSLLDGNYKLVTNTNALANNLAELELYNLTLDRGETTNIAKNHPKRVNAMIEQLKQFILSAKASHNGDDYQVKFKSVDEWPIQKKISVE